In Halobacteriovorax marinus SJ, the following proteins share a genomic window:
- a CDS encoding XdhC family protein → MSRIVHRIASLDSESKCFCVATLVNTLGSAPQDQGAKIIVFPDGSIEGTIGGGKLENYTIQKSIELLGESNVESFLFSTINLQKDIGMTCGGVASIFFEVYNRNPWNITVFGAGHISQSLCRFLVKLKCNLTIVDNRREWLDKFEDISSEVKLVHLENMQDYIERIPRNSFVVLMTMGHGKDLPILKEILLKKIKFPFLGVIGSIAKRNNMEKELKECGVTEFDFICPLGANIGDNSPPEISMSIIAQLLEFKDKFFNTAKRS, encoded by the coding sequence ATGAGTAGAATAGTACATCGAATTGCATCTTTAGATTCTGAGAGCAAATGCTTTTGTGTGGCAACCTTAGTTAATACACTAGGGAGTGCTCCACAGGATCAAGGGGCAAAGATTATAGTTTTTCCCGATGGAAGTATTGAAGGCACTATTGGTGGAGGCAAACTAGAGAATTATACAATTCAAAAATCAATTGAGTTACTAGGGGAGTCAAACGTAGAGAGTTTTTTATTCTCTACTATAAACTTACAAAAAGATATAGGGATGACTTGTGGTGGTGTCGCCTCAATATTCTTTGAAGTTTATAATCGCAATCCTTGGAATATCACTGTTTTTGGTGCCGGTCATATTTCCCAGAGCCTTTGCCGTTTTCTTGTAAAGTTAAAATGTAACTTAACAATTGTTGATAATAGAAGAGAATGGCTTGATAAGTTTGAAGATATAAGTAGTGAAGTTAAATTAGTTCATCTTGAAAATATGCAAGATTATATTGAGAGAATTCCTAGGAATAGTTTTGTTGTTCTCATGACAATGGGGCATGGAAAAGATTTACCAATTCTAAAAGAGATTCTATTAAAGAAAATTAAGTTCCCTTTCCTTGGGGTTATAGGCTCAATTGCAAAAAGAAATAATATGGAAAAGGAACTCAAAGAGTGTGGTGTTACTGAGTTTGACTTTATTTGTCCTCTTGGAGCAAATATTGGAGATAATTCTCCTCCAGAGATATCGATGAGTATAATTGCTCAGCTCTTAGAGTTTAAAGATAAATTCTTTAATACAGCTAAGAGAAGTTAA
- the xdhB gene encoding xanthine dehydrogenase molybdopterin binding subunit, with the protein MTVGKNIPHDSAVTHVSGESIFIDDRAFLKNEVVCGLMGAPIAHGRLKNIDISKALEVPGVLGIYTHKDLASNRWGAIVKEQPILVDDIISYESEPVCVIAAENYKAIEKAKQLIQIEVEEIEPILSLQEAIDREDFLSDEKKIARGNVEESFSNAEHTLEGFFENGGQEHFYLESHACAAIPLENNQIEVHSSSQHPSETQHVVAQSLGLSYHQVVCVVKRMGGGFGGKESQAAPFASLVGLCAKKLKRPARLIISKDDDMKITGKRHPFKNFWKVAFDKEGKILGYRIRLFSNGGAYTDLSESILERAMLHSDGCYYIPNVEILGRVCKTNIHSNTAFRGFGGPQGNATIESVIEEIAHFLKKDSLEIREKNIYQGDKLTTPYGQIVDNNTLPELMEKIKESSNYLKRREEIEEFNKNSATHVKGLALTGTKFGIAFTARFLNQANALVNLHLDGTVQVSTGATEMGQGVNTKIQQIAANAFGIDASLVQVMPTSTEKNHNTSPTAASSGSDLNGMATLIACNKIKQRLASVFNTLQKGEISPADEIEINSVEELDHIVFENSKVRDTKTSKEIDFKELISTAYFNRVSMGDYAFYKTPGLGFDKAKGKGQAFNYYTNGLAVSEVLIDRFTGETKVLRADVLMDLGRSINPGIDMGQVSGAFIQGMGWVTSENLTYSDKGVLLSHSPTTYKIPSIQDTPREFNIDLIENNTNDVCVHRSKAVGEPPFLLGNSVWNAVKDALYFANPSNASKLKLPATCEEIVTLLDE; encoded by the coding sequence ATGACTGTCGGTAAAAATATTCCTCACGATTCAGCAGTAACTCACGTCAGTGGAGAGTCTATCTTTATTGACGATAGGGCCTTTTTGAAGAATGAAGTTGTTTGTGGGCTAATGGGTGCTCCTATTGCACATGGGAGATTGAAGAATATAGATATCTCTAAGGCGCTTGAAGTGCCAGGTGTACTTGGAATATATACTCACAAAGATCTTGCAAGTAATAGATGGGGAGCCATTGTAAAAGAGCAACCTATTTTAGTAGATGATATAATTTCATATGAATCCGAGCCTGTATGTGTAATTGCTGCTGAAAACTATAAGGCAATTGAGAAGGCCAAGCAGCTTATCCAAATTGAAGTTGAAGAAATAGAGCCTATTCTTAGTTTACAAGAAGCAATAGATAGAGAGGATTTTCTTTCAGATGAAAAGAAAATTGCTCGAGGTAATGTAGAAGAATCTTTTTCAAATGCAGAACATACCTTAGAAGGTTTTTTTGAAAATGGTGGACAGGAACATTTCTATTTAGAAAGTCATGCCTGTGCGGCAATACCACTAGAGAATAATCAAATTGAAGTTCATTCATCTTCGCAGCACCCAAGTGAGACTCAGCACGTAGTGGCACAATCACTAGGTTTAAGCTACCACCAGGTTGTTTGTGTTGTTAAAAGAATGGGTGGAGGATTTGGAGGTAAAGAATCTCAGGCAGCTCCTTTTGCTTCTCTTGTTGGTCTCTGTGCGAAGAAATTAAAGAGACCAGCTCGACTTATTATCAGTAAAGACGATGATATGAAGATTACTGGTAAGAGACATCCATTTAAGAATTTTTGGAAAGTGGCCTTTGATAAAGAAGGTAAGATCCTAGGCTATAGAATTCGATTATTCTCTAATGGAGGAGCCTACACTGACTTATCAGAATCTATACTTGAGAGGGCCATGCTCCACAGTGATGGATGCTACTATATTCCAAATGTTGAAATCTTAGGCCGTGTTTGCAAAACGAATATACATTCAAATACTGCTTTTAGAGGATTTGGTGGACCACAGGGTAACGCTACTATTGAGAGTGTCATCGAAGAGATTGCTCACTTTCTAAAGAAAGATTCTCTGGAGATAAGAGAGAAAAATATTTATCAAGGGGATAAATTAACAACTCCTTATGGGCAGATTGTTGATAATAATACTCTTCCTGAATTAATGGAAAAGATAAAAGAGTCGTCGAATTATTTAAAAAGAAGAGAAGAGATTGAAGAGTTTAATAAGAACTCTGCGACTCACGTAAAAGGTTTAGCTCTAACTGGAACTAAATTTGGAATTGCTTTTACAGCTAGATTCTTAAATCAGGCCAATGCTCTTGTAAATCTACATCTAGATGGAACGGTGCAAGTTTCTACTGGAGCAACAGAGATGGGACAAGGGGTGAATACTAAGATTCAACAAATCGCCGCCAATGCTTTTGGCATAGATGCGAGTCTTGTTCAAGTTATGCCAACTTCAACAGAGAAGAATCACAATACTTCACCAACGGCTGCTTCTAGTGGATCGGACTTAAATGGAATGGCCACTCTGATTGCTTGTAATAAAATTAAGCAAAGACTGGCAAGTGTATTTAATACTCTTCAAAAAGGAGAGATTTCTCCTGCTGATGAAATAGAGATAAACTCTGTTGAGGAACTAGATCATATAGTATTTGAAAATTCTAAAGTCAGAGATACTAAAACATCGAAGGAGATAGACTTCAAAGAGTTGATCTCAACAGCTTACTTTAATAGAGTTTCAATGGGAGACTATGCGTTTTATAAAACTCCTGGTCTTGGCTTTGATAAGGCTAAGGGAAAAGGACAAGCGTTCAATTACTATACTAACGGACTTGCTGTAAGTGAGGTTCTTATTGATCGCTTTACTGGAGAGACAAAGGTTCTAAGGGCGGATGTATTAATGGACCTTGGACGCTCAATCAATCCTGGTATTGATATGGGACAAGTTTCGGGAGCATTTATTCAAGGAATGGGTTGGGTGACTAGTGAAAATCTTACTTATTCGGATAAAGGAGTTCTCCTCTCTCATTCGCCAACGACTTATAAAATTCCAAGTATTCAAGATACTCCAAGAGAATTTAATATTGATCTAATTGAAAATAATACAAATGATGTTTGTGTTCATCGCTCTAAAGCTGTGGGAGAACCTCCATTTCTTCTTGGCAATTCCGTGTGGAATGCTGTGAAGGATGCTCTCTACTTTGCAAATCCTTCGAATGCTTCAAAATTAAAACTCCCCGCCACTTGTGAGGAGATTGTGACGTTATTAGATGAGTAG
- a CDS encoding xanthine dehydrogenase small subunit, which produces MRDYISIYINGEPRQIKGDHAFMTLSDYLRYERGLVGTKVVCAEGDCGACTVLIGNARSLKDGDFEYVPVNSCISFMHILDGCHIVTVEGLKNGDELNEVQKSMVDNHGAQCGFCTPGFVCALNAGAEASASSGKKFTEKKVKNALTGNLCRCTGYKSIIEAGLNIDMAKFEPLTSKYDSAEILKNLRSDIAKATRVKSETNEVYLPTKLSDAIEHVRGDDCVLISGASDLGVLYNKRGYDPSSLLGLHNIEEMNQIIKGEGEVFIGARVNLHKIEQELRDELYEFTHMIHIFASPQIKNRATLVGNIANASPIGDSIPFLMVMNAKIILIGSQGERVVNINDFYQGYKKLDMKDDEFIKGVSIPLLDEGEKVKLYKTSNRKDMDISIVTFASKFKVNEDKIEDIQIAVGGVGPVVMRVEQTENELKGKTFNKSAFESASMILKKEVTPIDDVRGTANFRRILSKNMLLKFYAEESLNISRGGK; this is translated from the coding sequence ATGAGAGATTATATATCGATTTATATAAATGGGGAGCCTCGTCAAATTAAGGGCGACCATGCATTTATGACTTTATCTGATTATTTGAGATATGAGCGAGGGCTTGTAGGAACAAAAGTTGTTTGTGCCGAGGGAGATTGTGGAGCTTGTACAGTTCTCATTGGCAATGCTCGCTCTTTAAAGGATGGAGACTTCGAATATGTACCAGTGAATTCATGTATATCATTCATGCATATTCTCGATGGATGTCATATCGTGACTGTTGAGGGACTTAAGAATGGAGATGAGTTAAACGAAGTGCAAAAGTCCATGGTTGATAATCATGGAGCTCAGTGCGGTTTTTGTACTCCAGGTTTTGTGTGTGCTCTTAATGCTGGAGCTGAAGCTAGTGCGAGTTCTGGAAAGAAGTTTACAGAGAAGAAAGTTAAAAATGCTCTCACTGGAAACCTTTGTCGTTGCACTGGATATAAGTCAATTATTGAAGCTGGTCTTAATATAGATATGGCGAAGTTTGAGCCTTTAACATCGAAGTATGATTCAGCTGAAATACTAAAGAACTTAAGAAGTGATATTGCAAAAGCGACTAGGGTTAAGAGTGAGACGAATGAAGTCTACCTGCCTACAAAGTTATCTGATGCAATTGAGCATGTAAGAGGTGATGACTGTGTTTTAATCTCTGGTGCTAGTGATTTAGGTGTTCTCTATAATAAGAGAGGCTATGATCCAAGCTCTCTTTTAGGCCTTCATAATATAGAAGAAATGAATCAGATCATTAAAGGTGAGGGTGAGGTTTTCATTGGAGCAAGAGTAAATCTTCACAAGATAGAACAAGAGCTTCGTGATGAACTTTATGAGTTTACTCACATGATCCATATTTTTGCTTCACCTCAAATTAAAAATAGAGCAACTCTTGTTGGGAATATCGCAAACGCTTCTCCTATAGGTGATTCAATTCCATTTCTTATGGTGATGAATGCGAAAATTATCTTAATCGGAAGCCAAGGAGAGAGAGTTGTTAATATTAATGACTTTTATCAAGGCTACAAGAAGTTAGATATGAAGGACGACGAATTTATAAAAGGAGTTTCAATACCTCTTCTTGATGAGGGAGAAAAAGTTAAACTCTATAAAACTAGTAATAGAAAAGATATGGATATCTCAATTGTAACTTTTGCGAGTAAGTTTAAAGTTAATGAAGATAAGATAGAGGATATCCAAATTGCAGTCGGCGGTGTCGGTCCTGTTGTGATGAGAGTTGAGCAGACTGAGAATGAGCTTAAAGGTAAAACTTTTAATAAGAGTGCCTTTGAATCGGCAAGTATGATTTTGAAAAAAGAAGTCACACCAATTGATGATGTAAGAGGTACTGCAAATTTTAGAAGAATTCTAAGTAAGAATATGCTCTTGAAGTTTTACGCTGAAGAGAGTTTAAATATTTCTAGAGGGGGGAAGTAA
- a CDS encoding pseudouridine synthase: MITDEENLTPPEPIEILYQDEQVVIVTKPSGLLVHPYWKETNERDNLMRRVRDQIGQRVYPIHRLDRPVSGVLLFGLNGEIVKRIQEHWHDKTKVHKEYLALVFGEIENEGVFDFQLTNDKKIKQDALTKYRPLQSSERATLMQITIETGRTHQIRRHFSRSRHHLIGDTKHGKGNINRYYRSEHDFNRIFLHSYRLKLNLDFLKVDIESPLPSELTELLDTIKIDYKNVPTWKEVAHNPQEASSPSKDLESSD; encoded by the coding sequence ATGATTACTGATGAGGAAAACCTAACTCCACCTGAACCTATTGAAATTCTCTACCAAGATGAGCAAGTTGTAATTGTAACAAAGCCATCTGGCCTGCTTGTGCACCCTTACTGGAAAGAGACTAACGAGCGCGATAATTTAATGAGAAGAGTAAGGGATCAAATTGGTCAAAGGGTCTATCCTATCCATCGATTGGATCGTCCAGTTTCGGGAGTTCTTTTATTTGGCCTAAATGGCGAAATCGTCAAAAGAATCCAAGAGCACTGGCATGACAAAACGAAAGTTCATAAAGAGTACTTGGCCCTCGTTTTTGGAGAGATTGAAAACGAAGGTGTCTTTGATTTTCAATTAACTAACGACAAGAAAATTAAGCAAGATGCACTAACTAAGTACCGCCCTCTACAGTCGAGTGAACGCGCTACTTTAATGCAAATTACGATCGAGACAGGTAGAACTCACCAAATAAGAAGACACTTCTCTAGATCTCGTCACCACCTTATTGGCGACACGAAACATGGAAAGGGAAATATTAATCGTTACTATAGAAGTGAGCACGACTTCAATAGAATCTTTCTACACTCATATAGACTCAAATTAAATCTAGACTTTTTAAAGGTAGATATTGAATCCCCTCTTCCAAGTGAATTAACTGAATTATTAGATACGATAAAAATTGATTATAAGAATGTTCCTACTTGGAAAGAAGTGGCCCACAATCCACAAGAGGCTTCTTCTCCGTCCAAGGATCTCGAATCTTCTGACTAA
- a CDS encoding exonuclease/endonuclease/phosphatase family protein, whose protein sequence is MAKLHYTLWIFIALTLLGNSFAKTVEEDREAIAEFLQECRNNKLYLIKDEFDVDCGELYQHYNSNSDKQYSQSQARRNGQVRIAGFNLWHPGSQNSGYKDYKLIAQIIDKSDVVGALELLPLVSLDAKNNSEVVSILAEGPAQLRSLKRELNAANRSGDLDEVQELKAKITIISDTLKKAPSLYREPGYLKVLSELRKLDSSWSLILSPRGDSAKPTHVKELTGFFYRGRSVKPITNEHCQETYSRTSGKKYACFPNLRKSFMGRETSHVFSRRPLLGSFKSGSFDFSLLASHVVFTSPHPVEDKEDMENILRPSFGVSDYKDLGVGLDSTNYARFAEAKIIMEFMQKLKRKYKEKDIIYVGDMNLTADNPFWSNLLKETGEHELLIEVETSLSLAKVNYRGVPTNAMASNYDHFIVPKNSLSNCKKENDDYDTSRLEYLSGDVYRYISDNYIVRSKRIKNSTQVYPEDILEESLTESYDYSLTKTGERHMKKMISSLESQLKKVYTIKRGEIVKDDSRINQRLSYFRDRVFLSQLSNNTFYRVYKEVISDHYPIFLNCSNR, encoded by the coding sequence ATGGCCAAGTTACACTACACACTATGGATATTTATTGCGCTCACTCTCTTAGGAAATAGTTTTGCAAAAACTGTTGAAGAAGATAGAGAGGCCATCGCTGAATTTCTTCAGGAATGTAGAAATAATAAGCTCTACCTCATCAAAGATGAATTTGATGTTGACTGTGGTGAACTATATCAACACTACAACTCTAATTCTGATAAGCAATACTCACAATCACAAGCTCGAAGAAATGGACAGGTCCGAATTGCTGGATTCAACCTTTGGCATCCAGGTTCTCAGAACTCAGGATATAAAGACTATAAATTAATCGCTCAAATTATTGATAAGTCAGATGTCGTTGGAGCACTTGAGCTTCTACCTTTAGTAAGTTTAGATGCTAAGAATAATAGTGAAGTTGTCTCTATTTTAGCTGAAGGCCCGGCGCAATTAAGATCACTGAAAAGGGAGCTTAATGCTGCTAACAGAAGTGGAGACTTAGATGAAGTTCAAGAGCTTAAGGCCAAAATTACAATTATCTCAGATACTTTAAAGAAAGCGCCGTCACTATACCGAGAACCTGGGTACTTGAAAGTATTAAGTGAACTCAGAAAATTAGACTCCTCTTGGTCACTAATTCTGAGCCCGAGAGGTGACTCTGCTAAACCTACACACGTAAAAGAGTTGACGGGATTCTTTTATAGAGGTCGTAGTGTAAAGCCGATTACTAATGAACATTGCCAAGAAACTTACTCTAGAACTTCAGGTAAGAAATATGCCTGTTTTCCTAATTTAAGAAAATCATTTATGGGTAGAGAAACTTCTCACGTATTTTCAAGAAGACCTCTACTTGGAAGTTTTAAGAGTGGAAGCTTTGATTTTTCTCTTTTGGCCTCTCATGTTGTTTTTACTTCTCCTCATCCTGTTGAGGATAAAGAAGATATGGAAAATATCTTAAGGCCTTCGTTTGGAGTCTCTGACTACAAAGACTTAGGTGTGGGACTGGACTCAACAAATTATGCTCGTTTTGCTGAGGCAAAAATAATTATGGAGTTCATGCAGAAGTTAAAACGTAAGTACAAAGAAAAAGATATTATTTACGTTGGTGATATGAACCTTACTGCTGATAATCCTTTTTGGAGTAATTTACTTAAAGAAACTGGTGAACACGAACTACTAATTGAAGTTGAAACAAGTTTAAGTCTAGCAAAAGTAAATTATAGAGGCGTACCTACTAATGCTATGGCAAGTAACTATGACCACTTCATTGTTCCAAAGAATAGTTTAAGCAATTGTAAGAAAGAAAATGATGATTATGATACAAGCCGTTTGGAATATTTAAGTGGTGATGTCTATAGGTATATTAGTGATAATTACATCGTAAGATCGAAGAGAATAAAGAATAGTACTCAGGTTTATCCTGAAGATATTTTAGAAGAGAGCCTAACTGAATCATATGATTACTCACTGACGAAGACGGGTGAGCGTCATATGAAGAAGATGATCTCTTCTCTAGAGAGTCAGCTAAAGAAGGTTTACACCATTAAAAGAGGTGAAATCGTAAAGGATGACTCTAGGATTAATCAACGTTTAAGTTACTTTAGAGATAGAGTATTCTTGTCTCAATTAAGCAATAATACTTTTTATCGTGTGTATAAAGAGGTTATTTCAGATCACTATCCAATCTTTTTAAATTGCTCAAATAGGTAA
- a CDS encoding AMP-binding protein: MEHVWFKHYQEGVAHTIDTSVYNSIPEILEESFTKYPNNAAFHCMGKTLTYSEIDLLSRKFASYLQNDLNLSKGDRVAIMMPNILQYPIALFGILRAAMVAVNVNPLYTARELEHQLNDSGAKTIIIFENSAHVLEEVIANTGVENVLTTKIGDMLGFPKSMIVNFVIKNVKKMVPAWNISGTKDFLSCVDKGDETKFIRPDIKREDTAFLQYTGGTTGVSKGAELIHNNIIANLLQAKAWISPVIEDGKEIIITPLPLYHIFSLTANCFTFSTVGALNVLITNPRDMKGFVKELNKWNFTAITGVNTLFNGLLNTPEFSDVNFSSLKLTLGGGMAVQKAVAERWKKITGAPLIEAYGLTETSPAACINPLDLKNYNGAIGLPVSSTEVVVKDDDGKTLGVGEVGEICIKGPQVMKGYWNRPEETKKVMTDDGYFKSGDIGVMDEEGFFKIVDRKKDMILVSGFNVYPNEVEDVVCSNEKVFECAAVGSPDEKSGEVVKLFVVKKDESLTVEELKAFCKENLTGYKVPKIYEFRDELPKSNVGKILRKDLRDS; encoded by the coding sequence ATGGAACATGTATGGTTTAAGCATTATCAAGAAGGTGTAGCGCACACAATTGACACGTCGGTCTACAACTCAATACCTGAAATCTTAGAAGAGTCCTTCACTAAGTATCCTAATAATGCTGCTTTTCATTGCATGGGCAAAACGTTGACTTACTCAGAGATAGATCTTCTAAGTAGAAAATTTGCATCTTACTTACAAAATGATTTGAATCTATCTAAGGGCGATAGAGTGGCGATCATGATGCCTAATATTTTACAATACCCAATTGCTCTCTTTGGAATTCTTAGGGCCGCAATGGTTGCCGTTAATGTTAACCCTTTATATACCGCGAGAGAATTAGAGCATCAGCTCAATGACTCTGGTGCAAAGACAATTATTATCTTTGAAAACTCAGCTCACGTGCTCGAAGAAGTTATCGCCAATACAGGTGTTGAGAATGTTCTCACTACAAAAATTGGAGATATGCTAGGTTTTCCAAAATCGATGATTGTTAATTTCGTCATTAAGAATGTTAAAAAGATGGTTCCTGCATGGAATATCTCTGGGACAAAAGATTTTCTATCATGTGTTGATAAAGGTGATGAAACTAAGTTCATAAGACCTGATATAAAAAGAGAAGATACAGCTTTCCTTCAATATACAGGGGGAACTACTGGTGTTTCAAAAGGTGCAGAGCTTATTCATAATAATATCATTGCAAATCTTCTCCAGGCGAAAGCATGGATCTCTCCAGTTATTGAGGATGGTAAAGAGATTATTATCACACCACTTCCTCTCTATCACATCTTTAGTTTAACAGCGAATTGCTTCACGTTCTCTACAGTTGGTGCACTCAACGTTTTAATTACAAACCCAAGAGATATGAAAGGCTTTGTTAAAGAATTAAATAAGTGGAACTTTACTGCAATAACTGGTGTGAATACTCTATTCAATGGACTTCTTAATACTCCAGAATTTTCAGATGTAAACTTCTCTTCATTAAAGCTAACACTTGGTGGAGGGATGGCCGTACAGAAAGCAGTGGCCGAAAGATGGAAGAAAATAACTGGAGCTCCTTTGATCGAAGCATATGGTTTAACGGAAACATCTCCAGCTGCTTGTATCAATCCACTTGATCTTAAGAATTATAACGGTGCAATTGGTTTACCTGTTTCTTCAACGGAAGTTGTGGTCAAAGACGATGATGGAAAGACTCTTGGAGTAGGAGAGGTTGGAGAAATTTGTATCAAGGGACCTCAAGTGATGAAGGGGTACTGGAATAGACCAGAAGAAACAAAGAAAGTTATGACAGATGATGGTTACTTTAAGTCGGGTGATATTGGAGTCATGGATGAAGAAGGATTCTTTAAAATTGTTGATAGAAAGAAAGATATGATTCTAGTATCGGGATTCAATGTTTATCCAAATGAAGTTGAAGATGTTGTTTGTTCGAATGAGAAAGTTTTTGAATGTGCAGCTGTTGGTTCTCCAGATGAAAAGTCAGGAGAAGTGGTGAAGTTATTTGTTGTGAAGAAAGATGAATCACTTACTGTTGAAGAGCTAAAAGCATTTTGTAAGGAAAACCTAACGGGATATAAAGTTCCAAAAATTTACGAATTTAGAGATGAATTACCAAAGTCAAATGTCGGTAAAATTCTCAGAAAAGACCTTAGAGACTCGTAG
- a CDS encoding DUF5522 domain-containing protein — protein MTKKLIENVDYYFNDKGLMVFTEKYHTERGHCCQSGCLHCPYEFSKKVDPEVPSELQNPWTQSEEDELEIYDGPIDE, from the coding sequence ATGACCAAGAAACTGATCGAAAATGTCGACTATTATTTCAATGATAAAGGCCTTATGGTTTTTACTGAGAAATACCATACTGAAAGAGGCCACTGCTGCCAAAGTGGTTGCCTTCACTGTCCCTACGAATTTAGTAAGAAAGTCGACCCTGAAGTTCCATCAGAATTGCAAAATCCATGGACTCAGAGTGAAGAAGATGAGCTTGAGATCTATGATGGTCCCATCGACGAATAA
- a CDS encoding GIY-YIG nuclease family protein codes for MLWFVYILETTSGKFYTGITTDVERRFNEHASGKKGAKFFRSNRPKRVVHIEEYENRSLASKREWEIKQLSRKEKEHLVYSSMGPS; via the coding sequence TTGCTTTGGTTTGTTTATATTTTAGAGACGACAAGTGGTAAATTCTATACCGGAATTACAACTGATGTTGAGAGAAGATTTAATGAACACGCTAGTGGAAAGAAGGGCGCAAAATTCTTTAGATCTAATAGACCTAAACGAGTTGTTCATATAGAAGAATATGAGAATCGCTCACTTGCTTCAAAAAGAGAGTGGGAGATAAAACAATTATCTAGAAAAGAGAAAGAGCACTTGGTTTATTCGTCGATGGGACCATCATAG